Genomic segment of Pseudomonas sp. DY-1:
GTAGGCGACTTCATCGAGCTTCTGCAACTCGACCATCACCAGTTCGCCCAGTACCCGAGATTTCACCTCGCGCTCGCCGGTGGCGCGCAACTTGTGCTTGATATGGGCGATGGCCGCCTCGAGACGTTCGATGCTCACCGGACGCTTCTCCAGTGCCCGCTGCATGCCGGCGCGCAGCTTCTCTTCGTCGAAGGGCTGGCGACTGCCGTCCTGCTTGATCAGGCGGGGCATGACCAGCTCGGCGGTCTCGAAGGTAGTGAAGCGTTCTTCGCAAGCCAGGCACTCGCGACGACGACGCACCTGATCGCCTTCTGCGACCAGCCGCGAATCGATGACCTTGGTGTCGTGGGCGCCGCAGAAAGGACAATGCATGGCGTTCGAGGAGCATCTGCAGAAAAGGGGGACCATGGTAGCGCATCCCCGGGGCAAGACAAGCCGACGGCTTTGCGCTATAAGGCCCGCGCATACAGATCAGGAATTCCAGATGCGCCCACTCCTTCCCCTGCTCCTGGCCGCGCTGCTAGCGGCGTGTGCCAGCGAAGAGCCCGCCCCGGAATTACCCACTCCGGCACAGCAACCCAAGGTTGAGGCCACGCCTGCACACATGCGTGAACTCAGCGGCGTGCTGCAGGCGCCGCCCGCGGGCAGCGAGGTGGAGCTGGCGCTGATATCGATCGATTCGCGCGACCGCCCGCAACGCCTGCTCGGCAACCTGGTGCTGAACGGCAATGGCGGCCCGCTGCCCTTCCGCCTGCTGTTCAACCCGGAATACTTTCCCCGAGGTGAGCGCGTGGAGCTGCGTGGGCGCGCGAGCCTGTCGGGACAACTGATCCTGAAACTGCAACCTCGCCTGATCCTGCAGCCTGAAAGCCAGTCCCTCGGACCGTTGCAGATGGTTCCAGCACCATGAGCGCCCCGGCAGCACTGCAACAGGCACTGGTCCAACTGCTGGGCGACGCCAGCCTCAGCGCGGAAACCCTGCCGGGAACCGATATCAGGCTCTGGCTGATCGATGCCAACAACATGGACCGCGCCTTCAGCCCCGAAGAAACCCGACGCATCCTCGAAGAGCCACCCTACTGGTGCTTCTGCTGGGCCAGCGGCCTCGCTCTGGCGCGCTGGCTGGCCGAGAAGCCGGAATGGGTCGCCGGCAAACGCGTGCTGGACTTCGGCGCTGGCTCGGGCGTGGCCGCCATTGCCGCGGCCAAGGCCGGCGCTGCTGAAGTGGTGGC
This window contains:
- a CDS encoding methyltransferase; this translates as MSAPAALQQALVQLLGDASLSAETLPGTDIRLWLIDANNMDRAFSPEETRRILEEPPYWCFCWASGLALARWLAEKPEWVAGKRVLDFGAGSGVAAIAAAKAGAAEVVACDLDPLALEACRANAELNGVQLSYSADFFQEQDRFDLIIVADVLYDRANLPLLDHFLTRGRQALVADSRVRDFQHPLYTRLAVLDACTWPDLAEPAEFRNVSLYHAIR
- a CDS encoding YbaY family lipoprotein, with translation MRPLLPLLLAALLAACASEEPAPELPTPAQQPKVEATPAHMRELSGVLQAPPAGSEVELALISIDSRDRPQRLLGNLVLNGNGGPLPFRLLFNPEYFPRGERVELRGRASLSGQLILKLQPRLILQPESQSLGPLQMVPAP
- the nrdR gene encoding transcriptional regulator NrdR gives rise to the protein MHCPFCGAHDTKVIDSRLVAEGDQVRRRRECLACEERFTTFETAELVMPRLIKQDGSRQPFDEEKLRAGMQRALEKRPVSIERLEAAIAHIKHKLRATGEREVKSRVLGELVMVELQKLDEVAYIRFASVYRRFQDLNEFREEIERLAREPSKD